The Anaeromyxobacter sp. Fw109-5 genomic interval GGCGAGCGCGAGGCCGGCGCCACCGCCGGCCGTCCACTTCAACCAGTCTCTTCTGCTGATGCTCATCGCTTCCCTTTCCGGTTCCCCTGCTGGCCGCTGCTGGACTGCGAAGCCTTCGCCGGATGCCGCATGTACTTGACCGCTCAGGTCTTTTTTGGCGTCCGTGCGCCGGTGCGGCCGCAGAGCAAGAGATCTGCCAGCGGGGCGGCGCGAAACGGATGCGCGGCGCGGCCCCGCAGGACGGGCGCGCGACAGCGTTTGCGCGCGGCGGAGCGACGAGGAGCCGGCGCCGGCGTCACAGGTGTCACGGTGCGCCTGTGACATGTCACGCCGATTGGCGTGACACCGTCACGCGTCGCGCAGCGACCCGCCGTGAGGTGCGATGCGCGCCGCGCGGTGGTCGCGCTAGCGGGTGATGCCGAACTTCCGCAGGCGCCGGTAGAGGGTCATGCGCGAGACGCCGAGCGACGCCGCCGTCCGCGCGATGTTCCAGCCGGACGCGTCGAGCGCCGCGACGAGCTCCTCCCGCTCCGGTCCCTCCCCCTCGGCGGCCGCGAGCGGCTGCGGGGGGCGCTCGACCGCGGGAGAGGGCGCCGCGGGGCGCGCCGGCGCGGCTGCCGGACGCGCAGGGCCGAGCCGCAGATCGGCGGGCTCGATCCGCGCGCCCGACGCCACGGCGGCGGCGCGCATGATGACGTTCCTGAGCTCGCGGACGTTCCCCGGCCACGGGTGGGCGAGGAGCAGCGCCTTCGACTCCTCCGACAGCTCCAGCCCGGCGCGGCCCATGCGCTCCTCGGCTTCGCGCAGGAACGCGCGCGCGAGGAGCGGCACGTCCTCGCTGCGGTCGCGCAGCGGCGGGATGTCCACGTGGAGCACGTTCAGGCGGAAGTAGAGGTCCTGGCGGAACCGGCCGGTCTCGACCTGATCGTACAGCCGCCGGTTCGTGGCGGCCACGATGCGCACGTCCACGGGCCGGGGCGCGCTCCCGCCCAGGCGGACCACCTCCGACTCCTGGAGCACGCGCAGGAGCGCCGTCTGCGCCTGCGGCGGGAGCTCGCTGATCTCGTCGAGGAAGAGGGTCCCGCCGTCGGCCTCCTCGAACCTCCCGGCCTTGCCCTCCCGCTGCGCGCCGGTGAAGGTCCCGGGCTCGTAGCCGAACAGCTCCGCCTCGACGAGCGCGGCCGGGATGGCGCCGCAGTTCAGGGCCACGAACGGCTCGTCGGCGCGCGCGCCGCCGGCGTGGATGCCGTGCGCGAACAGCTCCTTGCCCGTGCCGGACTCGCCGTGGAGCACCACCGGCAGGTCGTTCCGCGCCGCGACCTCGGCGAGATCGAGCGCGGTCCGCAGCCGCGCGGAGCCTCCCAGGATCGCCTCGAACCCGTAGCGCGCCGCGAGCCGCTGCCTGGCCGCGCCGCGCGACGCGCGCCCGGCCGGGGCCGCCGCGAAGAGGAGCGCGCCGACCGGACGCCGCTCGTGCGCGACCACGGAGCAGACCACCCGCCGCCGCTCGTCCCCCGCGCCCGGCCACTCGACCGTGAGCTCGTCCTCGCGGGTCGCCTCGGAGCCGTGCAGCGCGGCGACGATCCGCTCCCGCGTGCTCCGCGGCAGCTCGCCTCCCTCGAAGGCGAGCCGCCGCCGGGCGGCGTCGTTCGCGGCGAGCACGCGGCCGCGCGCGTCCACCGCGACCACCCCGTCGCCGGAGCTCCGCGCGGCCCGCAACGCGTGGCGGACGAGCTCGTCGCGCAGCTCCGCGCGGGCGCGGAGCCGCTCCTCCACCGCCGCCGCGATCGCGACCGCGGCCACGACCCCCTGCGGCTCCCGGGTGTCCCACGGCCCGGTGACCTGGACGAGCCCCACGAGCTCACCGCCGGGCGCGACGATGGGGGCCGCCGCGCTCGCCCACGGGTGCCACGCCTCGACGAAGTGCTCGGACGCGAAGACCTCCACCGGGCGGCGCTCGGCGAGCGCCGTCCCCGCGCCGTTCGTCCCCGCGACCTCCTCGCGCCAGCTCGCCCCGGGGGTGAGGTTGAGCTCGGCGAGGCGCGCGACGACGTGGGGGTCGCCGCCGATCGACAGCACGCGCCCCTCCGCGTCGAGGAGGGCGAGGGCGTGCCCCGTCTCCCCGAGCCTCGCCGAGAGCTGGGCGAGCACGGGGCGCGCGAGCTCGAACGTCTCGTCCTCGCCGCGGCGGCGCAGCACCTCGCCGCCGGCGTCGAGCGGGGCGCGGCGGAGCGCCGGATCCACCCGGTAGAGGTCGCGGACGCGCGTCCAGGAGCGCGCGATCTCCGGCCGGACGCCCTCCAGCTCGCCGTCGCGCAAGAAGCGCTCCCACGCGCGGTCGAGGCGGCGCCGGAGTGACGAGCGGTCTGTTGCATCCGGGAGTACGTGCATCGAGGCGCACCGACGGCCGCGCGCCTCGCAGGATGGCGCGCTTCGCGGTATATCCCCCTTTACTTACAGGTTCTGCGGACGCGCGGCTCACGAAAGTGCGACCGGCCGCCAGCCCGGGCGGCCGCCGCCGCGCGGCGCGATTCTCGCAGGCGACGCGAGCCTCTCGGGAGGAAGACGTGCCTCACATGCGAACGCCCGGACTCGATCTTCGCCGCAAGATCCTGCTCGTCGCCCTGCTCCCCACCGCGCTGCTCGTGGCCGCCTTCCTCGTCGTGTTCGCCGTGCAGCGCAGCCGCATCGCCGGCCGCGTCGAGGCGAGCATGGGGCGCCTCGCCGAGGAGGGGCTCTCGCGGGCGGCCCACGACCTGCAGACCCTCTGCGAGTCCGCTCACCGCGAGCTCTGGCTCCAGGTGCCGCGCAGCCTGCGCGTCGCGCGCGACCAGATGGAGCGGCTCGGGCCGCTCTCCTTCTCCTCGGAGACGGTGCGCTGGTCCGCGGTGAACCAGCTGGACCGCAGCGCGGCGGAGGTGGTCCTCCCGAAGCTGCTCCTCGGCGGCGAATGGGCGGGCCAGAACGCCGATCCGGCCCGGCCGAGCTTGCTCGTGGATCGCGTGCGCGAGCTGGTCGGCGCCGAGGCCACGCTGTTCCAGCGCATGAACGAGCGCGGCGACATGCTCCGCGTGGCGACCACGGTGCCCGACGAGAAGGGCGCCCGCGCGATCGGGACCTACATCCCGGCGGTCGATCCCGACGGCGGGGCGAACCCGGTCGTCTCGACCGTGCTGCGCGGCGAGACCTACCGCGGGCGCGCGCGGGTGATCGACCGCTGGTACCTCTCCGGCTACGAGCCGATCCGCGACGCGAGCGGACGCATCGCCGGGATGCTGTTCATCGGGCTGCGGCAGGACTCGCTCGAGGGCATCCGCGCCGGTGTGGCCGCCTCCCGCATCGGGCAGACCGGCGCCATCCACGTGCTCGGGGCGAGCGGCAACCAGCGCGGCAAGTACCTCATCCCGCCGCCCGGCCACGCGGACGGAGAGGACGCGTGGGAGGCGCGCGACGCCCGCGGCGAGGAGTACGTCCAGCGCGTGCTGCGCGCGGCGAAGGAGGCGGAGGGCGGGACGGTCCGCCTGTCCTACGCGCTGCGGGACGGCGCGGGGGCGCCCCGCGAGCGCGTGGCCGCGGTCACCTACTTCGCGCCGTGGGACTGGGTGATCGTCGCGGAGATGGACCGCAGCGAGGCGGTCGCCGCGCTGCGCGAGGTGCAGTCCTCCCTCGCCGCGTCCGCCGTGACGGTGGTGGGCGTCGGCCTGCTGCTCCTCCTCGCGAGCATCTGGGCCGCCCGCAAGGCGGCGAGCCGGCTCGCCGCGCCGCTCGAGGCGATGGCGCTCGCCGCCGAGCGCATCGCCGAGGGAGACGTGCAGCAGGAGGTGACCTACCGCTCGGGCGACGAGGTCGGCCGGCTGGCGGAGGCCTTCCGCGGCACCATCCGTTACATCCAGGAGGTCGCCCGCGGCGCGGCAGCCGTCGCGCGCGGAGACCTCTCCACCCCGCTCGTGCTCCGCTCCGACCGCGACGAGCTGACGCGGAGCTTCCAGTCGGCGCAGTCCGAGCTGCGGCGGCTGGTCGAGGACGCGGGCGCGCTCTCCCAGGCGGCGGTCGAGGGCCGCCTGACGGTGCGGGCGGATCCCTCGCGGCACCAGGGCGACTTCCGCAAGGTGGTGGAGGGCGTGAACGCGACCCTCTCGTCGCTCGTCGGCCACCTCGACGCCATGCCGGCGCCGGCCATGATCGTCGGGACCGAGTTCGACATCCGCTACATGAACCAGACGGGCGCGAGCCTCCTCGGGCGCACGCAGCAGGAGCTCATCGGCACCAAGTGCTACGACAGCTTCCGCACCGGCGACTGCAGAACCGGGCGCTGCGCCGGCGGCCGCGCGATGGCGGAGGGCCGCGAGGTGAGCAGCGAGACCGAGGCCCACCCCGAAGGGCTCGATCTGGAGATCTTCTACTCGGCGGTGCCGCTCCGCGACGGCGACGGGCGCGTGGTGGGCGCGCTCGAGGTGGTGACGGATCAGACCGCCCTCCGGCGGGGCGCCGCGGAGGATGGCGGAGGCCGCAGCGAGGGTCCGGAGTGCCGGCCGTGCCTCGTCCGGTGACCGCCCCCGATCCGGCCCGCGCGCGCGCCGCGCAGCTCGCGGGGCGCGCCGCGGCCACCGCGCTCCGGCGCCCCGGCGGCGACGCGGTGTCGGACCTCGTGGCCCTCGAGGAGCCGCTCGAGATCCGCATCGCGGGCGAGACGGTCGGCGTGCTGATGCGGACGCCAGGTGACGACCACCGGCTCGCCCTCGGCTACCTCTTCTCGGAGGGCATCGTCTCCTCCGCCTCCGAGTTCAGCGCCGTCTACCACTGCGGCCGCCCGGGCGAGGAGGCGTACGGCAGCGCGATCGAGCTCGCCCCGGCCTCGGGCGCGCGCATCGACTGGGAGCGGATCGAGGGCACCCGGCGCGCGTCCGCCTCCAGCTCCGCCTGCGGCGTGTGCGGGCGGCGTGCCGTCGAGGACCTCGTGGCCGGCCTCGTGCCCCCCGAGCCGATCGCGCCCGTCCCGGCCGCCCTCCTCGCCGAGAAGGTGGAGGCGCTCCGCGATCACCAGCCCGTGTTCGCGGCGACCGGCGGCGCGCACGTCGCGGCGCTGTGGGCGCAGGACGGGTCGCTCGTCGCCGCGCACGAGGACGTCGGGCGCCACAACGCGGTCGACAAGGTCGTCGGCGCGCTCCTGCTCGCGCGGGCGGAGGCCGCCGCCGGCGCACCCGAGCTCCGGCCGGCGCTGCTGACGGTGAGCAGCCGGGCGGGGTTCGAGATCGTCCAGAAGGCCGCCCGCGCGCGCGTCCCGATCGTCGCCACCGTCTCGGCGCCCACCTCGCTCGCGGTGGAGCTCGCGCGGGCCGCCGGCCTCACCCTCGCGGGGTTCGTGCGCCCCGGGCGAATGAACGTCTACGCGGGCGCCGAGCGCCTGATCGGCCTCTGAGACCGGACGCCGCCTCGACGCCGCCACCTCCCAATGGCGTCGACGCCGCGGGCTGGGTCCGTGACAATGGAGGCGCGGCCCGGGCGGGCCCCGGCCGCGACCGCGCGGGGGGCGCCATCGCCATGAAGTGGATCATCGGACTCGACCTGCGGCCGCGCTGCAGCGGCGCCTTGCACTTCGCGACCTGGCTCACCAAGACGGTGCCGAAGGCCGAGGAGCGGTTCATCGCGGTCCACGTGCTGGAGCCGGATCACCTGCGCGCCGCGCTCAAGTTCCAGCACATGGACGAGGTGCTCGCGGCGGCCCGCGACGCCGGCCACAAGATGCTCGAGCGGGAGGCGCCGGGCGATCGCGTGCAGGAGCTCGAGATCGTCCAGGCGAGCAGCGCGGACGAGGGGCTCGCCGCGGCGCTGGCCCGGCACGACGCCGACGCGCTCATCGTGGGGCGCATCGCGGGGCGTTCGGAGTCGGCCCTCGTCCGCCTCGGCCGCGTGGCTCGCCGGCTACTGCGGAGGCTCCCCGCGCCCGTCGTGGTGGTGCCGCCCGACGTCGAGACCGCCGGGCTGGGCAGCGGTCCCGTCATCGCGCTGACGAGCCTCGACGAGTCCGCGACCGAGGCGTGCCGGTTCGCGGCGCGCCTGGCGGAGCAGACGGGCCGCCGGCTCGTGGTGCTCCACGTGGCGCCCTACCTCGAGCTGCCCTTCCTGAAGGGTGCGACCGTGGAGGAGATCGCCCGGGAGCAGCGGCGCGCGGCGGAGGTCGCGCTCGGGGTATGGCTCGAGCGCGAGGGGCTCCGCGCCGACGAGCGGCTCGTCGAGCAGGGCGACGTGCTCGACCGGGCCGATGCCGTCGCCGTGGAGCGCGACGCGCCCCTCCTCGTCATCGGCGCCTCGCGCCGGGTCGCGCTCGATCGCCTCGCCACGCCGAGCATGGGGCGGGAGCTCGCCGCGACGGCGGCGGTCCCCGTCGCGGTCGTGCCGCCGCGCGCGTGACAGCGCGGGGTCCCGCCGCGCCGGCGCCGGCGCGGCGGGGACACCTCACCTCTCTCACGGTGCGCAGCGGCTCGAGTGGCAGCGGCAGCAGCTCTCGGTGCCGGTGGTGTTCCCGGGGTTCAGGTAGGGCCGCCCCCAGACCGGCGCGTCACCGAGGTGGCAGGCCACGCCCGAGCACCGCTTCGTCGCCGGATCGTACGCCGCGCCGGACAGCTCTATGGAGAGCGTCGTGCCGTCGATGACGGCGCCGGCCGGGACCGCCTCGCAGAACTTCGCCGGCGCCACCCAGTACGGCCGCGTGGGCGTGTCCGGCGCGGGCGGCAGGCCCGAGCTCGGCGGGAGCGTCGTGCGCGGATCGAACGCGACGTCGCGCCGGCCGTTGACGTGCGTGAGGGGCAGGACCCTCCCCGCACCCACCGGCGCCGCGCCCGCGGCGTGACACGTCCCGCACTGCGTCGCCTTCCAGAGCGGATCGGAGAGCCGCGCGGGATCGCCGCCGGGGAGCTGGTAGCTCCCCGTCGTGTCGAGCCAGTAGACGCCGGAGGGCCCGACCGCCGTGGGATCGGTCGTCGCGTAGTGGCAGGCCTGGCAGGTGATCGCCGCCGCCCCCACGCCCGGCTGCGCGCTGCCGTGCTTGCTCGCGTGCGCCGGCCCACCCAGGCCCGCGTAGTGGCCGAACTCGCGGCCGCGGTCGGTGAGCCCGAGGTGACCGTTCGCGTTCACCGCGCCCTCGCCGCCGGACGGGTACCGCGGCGGGTTCCCGTGGCAGCCGTCGCAGGCGAGGTCCGCCCCCGAGGTCCAGGCGGGCGCGAGCGCGTACGCGGGGATCGCCTGGCCCGAGGAGTGGCAGTACACGCCGCTGCAGCGGCCGGTCGACTCGTCGTAGGCGGCGTCCGGAGCGTTCCGCGCGCGCAGGGACCCCGTCCCCGCGCCGGCGGGGCTCAGCTCCACCTCGAGCTCGAAGTCCATGTGCTTCGCGGCGTCGAGCGGGTGACAGTGGCCGCAGCCGAACCGGTAGGCCGGGCCGCCCTCCGGCGCGTACGCCTCGAGGATCCGGAGGTCGCCGTACTGCGGCACGTCCGGCGTCGGGAAAGCCGCGTGCGCGAGGTGCGCGCCGTTCGTGGGCGGCACGCCGTGGCACGCGCCACACGTGCCGCTGGCGTCGAGCTTGCCGTCGATGTGGCGGCCTCCGGCGACGTCGATCGTGCCGTCGGGCTTCACCGTGTCGGGGTGGCAGCCGGCGCAGCTGGCCGCGACCGGATGGGGCGGCGGGGGCGGTGCGCCGTGGCAGGAGCCGCACGAGGTCTGGCCCGGCGAGACGTCCGTCCACGTGGGCGTGGTGAGGGCGCCGCCGGCCGCGAGCTGCGCGCCGTGACAGTAGGTGCTTGCGCAGGTCGCCTGCGAGGGGTCCCACGACGGCGCGGCGCCGAGCGCCGTCGCGAGCGGGCCCCACGCG includes:
- a CDS encoding sigma-54-dependent Fis family transcriptional regulator, with amino-acid sequence MHVLPDATDRSSLRRRLDRAWERFLRDGELEGVRPEIARSWTRVRDLYRVDPALRRAPLDAGGEVLRRRGEDETFELARPVLAQLSARLGETGHALALLDAEGRVLSIGGDPHVVARLAELNLTPGASWREEVAGTNGAGTALAERRPVEVFASEHFVEAWHPWASAAAPIVAPGGELVGLVQVTGPWDTREPQGVVAAVAIAAAVEERLRARAELRDELVRHALRAARSSGDGVVAVDARGRVLAANDAARRRLAFEGGELPRSTRERIVAALHGSEATREDELTVEWPGAGDERRRVVCSVVAHERRPVGALLFAAAPAGRASRGAARQRLAARYGFEAILGGSARLRTALDLAEVAARNDLPVVLHGESGTGKELFAHGIHAGGARADEPFVALNCGAIPAALVEAELFGYEPGTFTGAQREGKAGRFEEADGGTLFLDEISELPPQAQTALLRVLQESEVVRLGGSAPRPVDVRIVAATNRRLYDQVETGRFRQDLYFRLNVLHVDIPPLRDRSEDVPLLARAFLREAEERMGRAGLELSEESKALLLAHPWPGNVRELRNVIMRAAAVASGARIEPADLRLGPARPAAAPARPAAPSPAVERPPQPLAAAEGEGPEREELVAALDASGWNIARTAASLGVSRMTLYRRLRKFGITR
- a CDS encoding Cache 3/Cache 2 fusion domain-containing protein, with the translated sequence MRTPGLDLRRKILLVALLPTALLVAAFLVVFAVQRSRIAGRVEASMGRLAEEGLSRAAHDLQTLCESAHRELWLQVPRSLRVARDQMERLGPLSFSSETVRWSAVNQLDRSAAEVVLPKLLLGGEWAGQNADPARPSLLVDRVRELVGAEATLFQRMNERGDMLRVATTVPDEKGARAIGTYIPAVDPDGGANPVVSTVLRGETYRGRARVIDRWYLSGYEPIRDASGRIAGMLFIGLRQDSLEGIRAGVAASRIGQTGAIHVLGASGNQRGKYLIPPPGHADGEDAWEARDARGEEYVQRVLRAAKEAEGGTVRLSYALRDGAGAPRERVAAVTYFAPWDWVIVAEMDRSEAVAALREVQSSLAASAVTVVGVGLLLLLASIWAARKAASRLAAPLEAMALAAERIAEGDVQQEVTYRSGDEVGRLAEAFRGTIRYIQEVARGAAAVARGDLSTPLVLRSDRDELTRSFQSAQSELRRLVEDAGALSQAAVEGRLTVRADPSRHQGDFRKVVEGVNATLSSLVGHLDAMPAPAMIVGTEFDIRYMNQTGASLLGRTQQELIGTKCYDSFRTGDCRTGRCAGGRAMAEGREVSSETEAHPEGLDLEIFYSAVPLRDGDGRVVGALEVVTDQTALRRGAAEDGGGRSEGPECRPCLVR
- the fdhD gene encoding formate dehydrogenase accessory sulfurtransferase FdhD, encoding MPRPVTAPDPARARAAQLAGRAAATALRRPGGDAVSDLVALEEPLEIRIAGETVGVLMRTPGDDHRLALGYLFSEGIVSSASEFSAVYHCGRPGEEAYGSAIELAPASGARIDWERIEGTRRASASSSACGVCGRRAVEDLVAGLVPPEPIAPVPAALLAEKVEALRDHQPVFAATGGAHVAALWAQDGSLVAAHEDVGRHNAVDKVVGALLLARAEAAAGAPELRPALLTVSSRAGFEIVQKAARARVPIVATVSAPTSLAVELARAAGLTLAGFVRPGRMNVYAGAERLIGL
- a CDS encoding universal stress protein encodes the protein MKWIIGLDLRPRCSGALHFATWLTKTVPKAEERFIAVHVLEPDHLRAALKFQHMDEVLAAARDAGHKMLEREAPGDRVQELEIVQASSADEGLAAALARHDADALIVGRIAGRSESALVRLGRVARRLLRRLPAPVVVVPPDVETAGLGSGPVIALTSLDESATEACRFAARLAEQTGRRLVVLHVAPYLELPFLKGATVEEIAREQRRAAEVALGVWLEREGLRADERLVEQGDVLDRADAVAVERDAPLLVIGASRRVALDRLATPSMGRELAATAAVPVAVVPPRA